A stretch of the Nothobranchius furzeri strain GRZ-AD chromosome 5, NfurGRZ-RIMD1, whole genome shotgun sequence genome encodes the following:
- the slc50a1 gene encoding sugar transporter SWEET1 isoform X1, translating to MDLIQLLSWACIVFTVGMFSTGLTDLKKMRESKSTENIQFLPFLITCLNNLGWLFYGILKTDQTIVVVNTIGALLQILYITMYFLYTKQKRLVTLQTLAAGTVLICVWLYFTTFLTEGATRLSQLGLTCSLVTIGMYMSPLIDLVEIIRSGNVQCLSYPLTVATFFTSTSWVLYGLQLNDYYIMVPNTPGILTSLIRFYLFWRFAPADQSLPSYKSMQL from the exons ATGGATTTAATACAACTTCTGTCATGGGCCTGCATCGTGTTCACCGTCGGGATGTTCTCGACTGGACT GACCGACCTGAAAAAGATGCGAGAATCCAAAAGCACAGAAAACATCCAGTTCCTCCCCTTCCTCATCACATGTCTAAA TAACCTGGGTTGGCTGTTTTATGGCATCCTGAAGACGGATCAGACTATAGTTGTGGTTAACACCATCGGCGCTCTTCTACAAATCCTCTACATCACCATGTACTTCCTCTACACCAAACAAAAG AGACTTGTGACGCTCCAGACTCTTGCTGCAGGGACGGTGTTGATCTGTGTCTGGTTGTACTTCACCACCTTCCTCACTGAAGGAGCGACCCGGCTCAGCCAGCTGGGACTgacctgcagcttggtcaccatcGGCATGTACATGTCTCCTCTCATCGACCTG GTGGAGATAATCCGCAGTGGGAACGTTCAGTGTTTGTCCTACCCTCTGACTGTCGCCACCTTCTTCACCTCCACCTCCTGGGTCCTTTATGGCCTCCAGCTGAACGACTACTACATCATG GTCCCGAACACACCTGGAATCCTGACCAGCCTGATCAGATTTTACCTCTTTTGGAGGTTTGCCCCTGCCGACCAGAGTTTGCCGTCCTATAAGTCGATGCAGTTATGA
- the slc50a1 gene encoding sugar transporter SWEET1 isoform X2, which yields MDLIQLLSWACIVFTVGMFSTGLTDLKKMRESKSTENIQFLPFLITCLNNLGWLFYGILKTDQTIVVVNTIGALLQILYITMYFLYTKQKRLVTLQTLAAGTVLICVWLYFTTFLTEGATRLSQLGLTCSLVTIGMYMSPLIDLKLSERTSYWTWPGNPLGFTRRSWLRRLGRGMSGPLDATCLRNPTPDKRMKMDGWMDK from the exons ATGGATTTAATACAACTTCTGTCATGGGCCTGCATCGTGTTCACCGTCGGGATGTTCTCGACTGGACT GACCGACCTGAAAAAGATGCGAGAATCCAAAAGCACAGAAAACATCCAGTTCCTCCCCTTCCTCATCACATGTCTAAA TAACCTGGGTTGGCTGTTTTATGGCATCCTGAAGACGGATCAGACTATAGTTGTGGTTAACACCATCGGCGCTCTTCTACAAATCCTCTACATCACCATGTACTTCCTCTACACCAAACAAAAG AGACTTGTGACGCTCCAGACTCTTGCTGCAGGGACGGTGTTGATCTGTGTCTGGTTGTACTTCACCACCTTCCTCACTGAAGGAGCGACCCGGCTCAGCCAGCTGGGACTgacctgcagcttggtcaccatcGGCATGTACATGTCTCCTCTCATCGACCTG aagctgtcggagcggacttcttactggacctggccgggaaaccccttgggatttacccggaggagctggctccggcggctggggagagggatgtctgggcctctcgacgctacatgcctccgcaacccgactccggataagcggatgaaaatggatggatggatggacaaataa
- the efna1b gene encoding ephrin-A1b: MDAVFLLCLALTVGAWLATAERHSVYWNSSNPNFLWDEYTVQVHINDYLDIICPHYMLGEVPSHAAERYVLYMVEREDYEVCKPHSFDQLRWECSRPFAPHAPEKFSEKFQRFTPFTLGKEFRPGESYYYVSKPMHHHGEDCLRLRVDVVRHKGAAKSHPEKPKAEETEKEKKVPFVPAGGVQNPSYPADDPVVMEPNVQRSTGSSAARLVSPSLLFTIIPVLLAGTFH; this comes from the exons ATGGACGCGGTGTTTCTGCTGTGTTTGGCGCTGACGGTCGGAGCGTGGCTCGCCACCGCGGAGAGGCACAGCGTCTACTGGAACAGCTCCAATCCGAA CTTCCTGTGGGACGAGTACACGGTGCAAGTGCACATCAACGACTACCTGGACATCATCTGCCCCCACTACATGCTGGGAGAGGTGCCGTCGCATGCCGCCGAGCGCTACGTGCTCTACATGGTGGAGAGGGAGGACTACGAGGTGTGTAAGCCTCACTCGTTCGATCAGCTCCGCTGGGAGTGCTCACGCCCCTTCGCTCCGCACGCTCCGGAGAAATTCTCGGAGAAGTTCCAGCGCTTCACGCCCTTCACACTGGGGAAGGAGTTCAGGCCGGGGGAGAGTTACTACTACGTCT CCAAACCGATGCATCATCACGGTGAGGATTGTCTGAGGCTGAGAGTGGATGTAGTCAGGCACAAAGGTGCTGCAAAGTCTCACCCAGAGAAACCCAAGGCGGAGGAGACAGAAAAGGAGAAGAAAGTTCCATTTGTCCCTGCTGGAGGAGTCCAGAACCCCTCCTACCCAGCAG ATGATCCTGTTGTGATGGAGCCGAACGTTCAGAGGAGCACCGGCAGCTCCGCAGCGCGGCTGGTGTCTCCGTCGCTCCTGTTCACCATCATCCCTGTTTTATTAGCCGGGACGTTCCACTGA